A segment of the Sphingopyxis sp. OAS728 genome:
GCCGCGATCGGGATCACCAACCAGCGCGAGACGGTGGTGTTCTGGGACCGGACGACGGGCGAGCCGCTGGCGCGCGCGATCGTGTGGCAGGACCGGCGCTCGGCCGCCGATTGCGCCGCGCTGAAAGAGGCGGGCCACGAGCCCATGGCGCAAGCAAAGAGCGGATTGCTGCTCGATCCCTATTTTTCGGGGAGCAAGATCGGCTGGGCGTTGAAGCACTGGCCGCAGCTCAAGGAAGCCGGCGACCGGCTCGCGGTCGGGACGGTCGAATCCTATCTGGTCTATCGCCTGACCGGCGGTGTGCATGTCAGCGACGCGAGCAACGCGTCGCGTACGCAGTTGATGGACATCAACGGCGCTGGCGGCTGGGACGCCGAACTCTGCGACCTGCTCGGCGTGCCGATGGGCCTGCTTCCCGAAATCACCGGCTGTACGACGCGCGTCGGCACGACCAGCCCCGCGCTGTTCGGCGGCGCGATCCCCATCTGCGGCATGGCGGGCGACCAGCAAGCGGCCACGATCGGGCAGGCGTGCCTGTTGCCGGGGCAGACCAAGGCGACCTTCGGCACCGGCGCCTTCATCCTGTCGGCAAGCGGCACGGTGCGGCCGGTATCGAACCATCGCCTGCTCGCGACGGTGCTGGTGCAGGAGGGCGACGTTCGCTCCTACGCGCTCGAAGGGTCGGTGTTCGTCGCGGGCAGCCTGATCAAATGGCTCCGCGACGGGCTCGGCCTGCTCGCCAGCGCGGGCGAGAGCGAGGGACTGGCGCGGTCGGTCGCGGACAATGGCGGGGTCTATCTGGTCCCTGCCCTCACCGGGCTTGGCGCGCCGCATTGGCGCCCCGATGCCCTCGCCGCGCTATCGGGGCTCAGCTTTGCGACAACCAAGGCGCACGTCGCGCGCGCGGCGCTGGAGGCGCAAGCCTACCAGGCCCACGACCTCAAATCGGCCTTCGCCGCCGACGGGGTCGACTGGGCCGAACTGCGCATCGACGGCGGCATGGCGGCCAACGACTGGATGGCGCAGGATCTGGCCGATGTGCTGGACCTGACCGTCGAGCGGCCGGATTTCGTCGAAAGCACCGCGCTCGGCGCCGCGATGCTCGCCGCGACCGGCGCGGGGCTCTATCCCGACCTCGCCAGCGCGACGAAGGCAATGCGCGGCACCGCGACGCGCTTCACGCCCGCGCTCGAGCCCGAGAAACGCAAAACGCGCCTTGCCGGGTGGCAAAGCGCGCTTGCAAAGGTTTTGGGCTGATCCCCGCTTGCGCGGTGGATGCCATTAGCGCTTGAGGGTGAGACCACCGAAACGCTTGTTGAACTTCGCGACCTGACCCGCAGCGTCGAGCATGCGTCCGGTACCGCCGGTCCATGCCGGGTGCGCGGTGGGGTCGATTTCGAGCGTCATCGTGTCGCCCTCTTTGCCCCAGGTCGAGCGCGTCTGATATTCGGTGCCATCGGTCATCTTGACCGTGATCATGTGATAGTCGGGGTGAATGTCGTTCTTCATGTCTTGGGCTCCTGTGCCGCTGGTTTCCGACCAGCCGCGTGAGTCGATGCTTCCCCGTCCGGGGCCGCGAAGCGGCGTCCCCTAACGGCGAAAGCCGGATTTTGCAAGCACGCTTTGTTTTCCGGCTAACGCCGGAAGCGGCACCTGCCCGCTCCCCCACCCAGCCTCCCGACATAGTATTCTATGGGAGGCTGGGTGGGGGAGCGGGCAGGTGCCGTCTAACTAACGCTTAGTCGCTCGGCGGATCGGCGATCATCGCGGTGAACTGGCATTCGGTCGCGAGTTGGCCGCCGAGCATCGCCTTGCCTTCGAACTTGCAGATATTCCGCTTCGCCTGAAGGATGGTGACGTGGAGGTCGAGCAATACGCCGGGTTCGACGGGCTTACGGAACTTCACCCCGTCGATGCCCATGAAATAGACGAGCTTGCCCGAGCCGCCGAGGCCGAGCGATTCGATCGCCAATATGCCGCCCGCCTGCGCCAGCGCCTCGACGATGAGGACGCCGGGCATGATCGGCCGGCCGGGGAAATGCCCTTGGAAAAAGGGCTCGTTCATCGTCACCGCCTTGACCGCGTGGATCGAGGTGTCCTTCACCATCGATTCCACCCGGTCGACGAGCAGCATCGGATAACGATGCGGCAACAGCGTCAGGATCCGGCGGATATCCACCGGCCCCAATGCGCCTGCCCCGTTTTCCCCGTCCGTCATCGATCTTTAGCGGGTCGTCGGAGCGGTGCCGGTCGGTGCCGGAGCCGGGGTCGCCGGACGCGCGCCACCCTGTGCGGCGCGGGCCTGGTCCATCAGCTGCTGGTTGCGCTGCTGGACGAGCTGGCCCGGCTGATAACCGGCGGGAACCGCGATCGACACGTTGGGCAGGATGCGGTTGAGTTCGGTCACCACCGCGTCGGTGATGTCGACATTGTTTTCGCGCGCGATCACCGCCTCGGGGTTCACGAGCAGGTCGACC
Coding sequences within it:
- the rpmE gene encoding 50S ribosomal protein L31 produces the protein MKNDIHPDYHMITVKMTDGTEYQTRSTWGKEGDTMTLEIDPTAHPAWTGGTGRMLDAAGQVAKFNKRFGGLTLKR
- a CDS encoding glycerol kinase, with product MAEIIVIDEGTTSTRTMLFGADGTPLGSAQREIRQHYPGPGLVEHDAAEIWEATLACTREMIDQAGGADHVAAIGITNQRETVVFWDRTTGEPLARAIVWQDRRSAADCAALKEAGHEPMAQAKSGLLLDPYFSGSKIGWALKHWPQLKEAGDRLAVGTVESYLVYRLTGGVHVSDASNASRTQLMDINGAGGWDAELCDLLGVPMGLLPEITGCTTRVGTTSPALFGGAIPICGMAGDQQAATIGQACLLPGQTKATFGTGAFILSASGTVRPVSNHRLLATVLVQEGDVRSYALEGSVFVAGSLIKWLRDGLGLLASAGESEGLARSVADNGGVYLVPALTGLGAPHWRPDALAALSGLSFATTKAHVARAALEAQAYQAHDLKSAFAADGVDWAELRIDGGMAANDWMAQDLADVLDLTVERPDFVESTALGAAMLAATGAGLYPDLASATKAMRGTATRFTPALEPEKRKTRLAGWQSALAKVLG
- the fabZ gene encoding 3-hydroxyacyl-ACP dehydratase FabZ — translated: MTDGENGAGALGPVDIRRILTLLPHRYPMLLVDRVESMVKDTSIHAVKAVTMNEPFFQGHFPGRPIMPGVLIVEALAQAGGILAIESLGLGGSGKLVYFMGIDGVKFRKPVEPGVLLDLHVTILQAKRNICKFEGKAMLGGQLATECQFTAMIADPPSD